One window from the genome of Garra rufa chromosome 1, GarRuf1.0, whole genome shotgun sequence encodes:
- the LOC141342420 gene encoding NACHT, LRR and PYD domains-containing protein 3-like translates to MSVYEEREQEAPVDTERASSPGFSCVSMKSNRSIVEPPFLREVDTERASSPGFSGVSMKSNRSIVEPPFLREVDTERASSPGFSGVSMKSNRSIVEPPFLREVDTERASSPGFSGVSMKSNRSIVEPPFLREVDTERASSPGFSGVSMKSNRSIVEPPFLREVDTERASSPGFSGVSMKSNRSIVEPPFLREVDTERASSPGFSCVSMKSNRSIVEPPFLREVDTERASSPGFSGVSMKSNRSIVEPPFLREVDTERASSPGFSGVSMKSNRSIVEPPFLREVDTERASSPGFSCVSMKSNRSIVEPPFLREVDTERASSPGFSGVSMKSNRSIVEPPFLREVDTERASSPGFSGVSMKSNRSIFLNDKPAVTFDPVTISRKRKRAASPLQPPDLSDGSDPFDPVRGRADQIRNVSPQTLPSPYYQTHFRHCDSEAAQQLDSHQPVHHDLQRVKKQHKISMKNKYESLFEGIKLQENQTLLNRIYTQLYIIEGESEGVNEEHEVLQIEKGYKTLQDTPINCNDIFNPLLDPGYEEMRREKKDQIKTVLTKGIAGIGKTVSVQKFILDWAEGKANQDVDFMFVLTFRELNLIKDHKNSLHRLMIDFHPELQGLDSKIYDECKVVFIFDGLDESRITLIFSDSQKVSDVTEISTVGVLMSNLMKGDLLPSALIWITTRSAAANQIPSKYINRVTEIQGFNDPQKEEYFRKRISDEHQASRIISHIRRARSLHIMCHIPVFCWISATVLQNILKQDLSAEIPQTLTEMYIYFLLIQTNMRNQKYEERDTEKLLQSNREVIVKLAELAFNQLMKGNVMFYEEDLRESGIDVTDASVYSGICTEIFREESVFNHRKVYSFVHLSFQEFFAALHVFYCYLHKNSEILKMFLTGKSRTQCENVPLDVLLKGAMNKALKSKNGHMDLFLRFLHGVSLECNQRLLQDVLIHTEDNPESIKKIIHNLKRGQKNNVSPERWINLSHCLIEMKHNSVVEEMQAFLESGTKEKSLSLAQCSTLANIILMSEEVLDEFDLKKFTTKSKDGGQRLLPAVRNCRKALLTDCNLTDRHCEIVASVLQSSNSLRELDLSNNHLQDSGVELLCTGLKSPTCQLNKLRLTDCNLTDRHCEIVASVLQSSNCLREFDLSNNHL, encoded by the exons ATGAGTGTGTATGAGGAGAGAGAGCAGGAGGCTCCTGTTGACACGGAGAGAGCatcatctccaggattcagctgtgtgtctatgaagagtaacagaTCTATAGTTGAGCCCCCTTTTCTCAGAGAAGTTGACACGGAGAGAGCatcatctccaggattcagcggtgtgtctatgaagagtaacagaTCTATAGTTGAGCCCCCTTTTCTCAGAGAAGTTGACACGGAGAGAGCatcatctccaggattcagcggtgtgtctatgaagagtaacagaTCTATAGTTGAACCCCCTTTTCTCAGAGAAGTTGACACGGAGAGAGCatcatctccaggattcagcggtgtgtctatgaagagtaacagaTCTATAGTTGAACCCCCTTTTCTCAGAGAAGTTGACACGGAGAGAGCatcatctccaggattcagcggtgtgtctatgaagagtaacagaTCTATAGTTGAACCCCCTTTTCTCAGAGAAGTTGACACGGAGAGAGCatcatctccaggattcagcggtgtgtctatgaagagtaacagaTCTATAGTTGAGCCCCCTTTTCTCAGAGAAGTTGACACGGAGAGAGCatcatctccaggattcagctgtgtgtctatgaagagtaacagaTCTATAGTTGAACCCCCTTTTCTCAGAGAAGTTGACACGGAGAGAGCatcatctccaggattcagcggtgtgtctatgaagagtaacagaTCTATAGTTGAACCCCCTTTTCTCAGAGAAGTTGACACGGAGAGAGCatcatctccaggattcagcggtgtgtctatgaagagtaacagaTCTATAGTTGAGCCCCCTTTTCTCAGAGAAGTTGACACGGAGAGAGCatcatctccaggattcagctgtgtgtctatgaagagtaacagaTCTATAGTTGAACCCCCTTTTCTCAGAGAAGTTGACACGGAGAGAGCatcatctccaggattcagcggtgtgtctatgaagagtaacagaTCTATAGTTGAACCCCCTTTTCTCAGAGAAGTTGACACGGAGAGAGCatcatctccaggattcagcggtgtgtctatgaagagtaacagaTCCATATTTCTCAATGATAAACCTGCTGTGACCTTTGACCCTGT TACCATCagcaggaagagaaagagagcagCTTCTCCACTGCAGCCCCCTGATCTCAGTGATGGATCCGATCCCTTTGATCCTGT TCGTGGGAGAGCTGACCAGATCAGAAATGTGTCCCCTCAGACCCTCCCATCCCCTTACTATCAGACCCACTTCAGACATTGTGACTCAGAAGCAGCCCAGCAGCTCGATTCTCACCAACCAGTGCATCATGATCTTCAGAGAGTCAAAAAACAGCACAAAATCAGCATGAAGAACAAGTATGAGAGCTTATTTGAGGGAATTAAACTACAAGAGAATCAAACCCTCCTGAACAGGATTTACACACAGCTGTACATCATAGAGGGAGAGAGTGAAGGGGTGAATGAAGAACATGAGGTGCTACAGATTGAGAAAGGTTACAAGACACTCCAAGACACTCCAATcaactgcaatgacatctttaatCCTTTACTTGATCCAGGATATGAGGAGATGAGAAGAGAGAAGAAGGACCAAATAAAGACTGTTCTTACTAAAGGCATCGCTGGAATTGGAAAAaccgtctctgtgcagaagttcattctggactgggcTGAGGGAAAAGCCAATCAAGATGTAGATTTCATGTTTGTGCTAACATTTCGAGAGCTGAACTTGATTAAAGATCATAAAAACAGTCTTCACAGACTTATGATTGACTTTCATCCTGAACTCCAAGGTTTGGACTCAAAGATTTATGATGAATGTAAAgttgtgttcatctttgatggtctggatgaaagTAGAATTACACTGATTTTTTCAGACAGTCAGAAAGTTTCTGATGTGACTGAGATTTCAACAGTGGGTGTGTTGATGTCAAACCTCATGAAAGGAgatctgcttccctctgctctcatctggatcaccaccagatcagcagcagccaatcagatcccctcTAAATACATCAACCGTGTGACAGAAATTCAGGGATTCAATGACCCTCAgaaggaggaatatttcaggaagagaatcagtgatgagcatcaagccagcagaatcatctcacacatcagaagagcaagaagtctccacatcatgtgccacatacccgtcttctgctggatctcagccacTGTCCTTCAAAACATCCTGAAACAAGATCTCAGTGCAGAAATCCCTCAAACtctgactgaaatgtacatcTACTTCCTTCTTATTCAAACAAATATGAGGAACCAGAAGTATGAAGAAAGAGATACAGAGAAACTCCTGCAGTCCAATAGAGAAGTGATTGTGAAACTTGCTGAACTGGCCTTCAATCAGCTGATGAAGGGTAATGTGATgttctatgaggaggacctgaGAGAAAGCGGCATTGATGTCACTGATGCCTCAGTGTATTCTGGGATTTGTACTGAGATCTTCAGAGAGGAATCTGTATTTAATCACAGGAAGGTTTACAGTTTTGTACATCTGAGCTTTCAGGAGTTTTTTGCAGCACTGCATGTGTTTTACTGCTATTTACACAAGAACAGTGAGATTCTGAAAATGTTTCTAACAGGAAAGTCCAGAACTCAATGTGAAAATGTTCCTCTTGATGTTCTTCTGAAGGGAGCAATGAATAAAGCTTTAAAGAGTAAAAATGGACACATGGATCTTTTCCTTCGGTTTCTTCATGGTGTCTCACTGGAGTGTAATCAGAGACTCTTACAGGATGTACTgattcacacagaggacaacccAGAGAGCATCAAGAAAATAATCCACAACCTTAAACGAGGTCAAAAAAACAATGTCAGTCCTGAAAGATGGATAAATCTGTCACACTGCTTAATTGAGATGAAGCATAATTCTGTTGTTGAAGAAATGCAGGCATTTTTAGAATCtggaacaaaagaaaaaagtctTTCTCTTGCACAATGTTCAACTTTGGCAAACATAATCCTGATGTCCGAGGAGGTGCTGGATGAATTTGATCTTAAAAAATTCACCACCAAATCAAAAGATGGTGGACAGAGACTGCTACCTGCTGTACGGAACTGCAGAAAAGCTCT